The genomic interval TTCTTTCGGAACTGCAGGCGGCGTCGGCACCCGAGTTACGGCACGACTCGTCCACGAACGGATTGAGCCAGAGATTCCGGGCCCGTCGCGCGGCGGGGCTCTAGGACTCGGATCTCATGGCGGGCGAACCGAACAACGGCGGGACGGGCAGAACGGAAGCGTACCGCTATCGACTGCCGCTCGGTTCCACCCTGGCGCATTTCCGCATCTTGCGCCCGCTGGGCGTCGGCGAATTCGGCGAGGTCTACCTGGCCGAGGACGTCGAAACCCGGAAACGGAGCGCCCTCCGGATCATCCCGGAGGAAATCGCGGGGTTGCCTCAAACCGCGGCGGCGCTGCGGGAGCTCGTGAGCTTGAGCGAAAAGCTCGATCACCCGAACATCCGGCTGATCCGCGAAATGGGGACGGACCAGGGGCTGATGTACCTGGCCATGGATTTCATCGAGGGGCCGCGCGGCGAACCCCGGGCGCTGCGGGACGAAATACGGGACGGCGGGGGCCGGATCCGGGACGAGCGGAAGGTGAGGCACGTGGCCCTCCAGATCTGCGCGGCACTGGAGCACGCGCACCGGTCGGGTGTCGTGCACGGCTACCTGCATCCCGCCGACATCCTCATCGGGTCTCTCGATGCCCAGCGAACCGTACACCGGCGGCTGGGCTCGGCCGCGGAGGCGGCATCCGACCTGGATGCGCTGGAAGTGCACGTCTCCGATTTCGGCATCATGCCGCTTCGCGAGGTGCTGCCCGTCGCCCTGAAGAGCGACGCCTACACCAGCCCCGAGGAAAAGGCCGGCCAGGTCACCCCGCAGACCGATTTCTATGCCTTCGGCGTGATCCTTTACCAGATGCTCACGGGCGGGCGCCCGGGCGCGACGTTTGTGCCGCCCTCGCGCTACGGGGTGTCCAAGGTCTGGGACCCGATCACGGAACGATGCCTGGAGCCGGACCCGGCGGACCGGTATCCCGATGCCGTGGCGCTGCGGCGCGACGTGGAGAAAGCCGTCACGAACCTCGGGTTGCGCCGGATGCTGATCGCCCTGGTCCTGCTGGCGCTGGCCGGCGTGGCGGCGTGGCAGGGGTACCGGGTCTGGCAGAAGGTGCAGGCCGCGATCGAGCGGCGCGCCGAGGAGCGGCGCCTGGCGGCGGAGCGGCAGGCGGAGGCCGAGTCGCTGCTCGCGCAGGCCCGCGACCTGTTCTCGTTGCGCAAGATCGCGCAAGCCGACGTGCTCACGCGGCGCGCGCTGGACCTGGTTCCCGGCCTGCCGGAGGCGCTGGCCCTGCAGAAGGAGCTGGAGCGGGCGGGGGACATGGCCCAGGCGGAACTGGCCCGCGTGGACGGGGCCGCCAGGTTGGAGCGGCTGCGCAGCGAGGGGACCGAGCCGGCCGAAAAGCAGGCCCTCGAAAAGGCCCTGGCGGTCTTCGCCCGCGCGGAGGCGCTGTTGGCGGCCCCGGATTACGCGGCGGCCAAGGAGGCGTTCCGGGAGGCCGTGGCCGAGTGCGATCACGGGCTTCAACTTGTGGAGAACCGCCAGGCGGCCCTGAAGAGCAGGAAACGGGCGGAACAGGCGCGCTGGAATGCGAAGCGCCATAGCGCCGAACGGGATGCGCCCGAGTTATGGGCCAACGCGGAGGATCGCTTCAGCGCCGCGGCCCGGTCGATGGAATCCGGCGTCTTCCTGGACGCCGTCAAGGACTGGTCGGCCGCCATCCAGGTGTACGGGCAGGCCGAGCAGATCGGGCTGGCGGCACTGCGCGTCCGCGCCGAGGAAGCCCGCTCGGTGCAGGCCCAGGAGGAGGAGCGGCAGATGCGCCTGCGCTGGCCGGGCCTGCCGGACGGGTACCGCGTAATCGGGCAGGAGACCGATGCCGCCAGCGGCCTGCCGAAGATCATCGAGCACAAGAAGACCGGGTATCGCCTGCTGCTGATCCCGGCCGGCCCGTTCTCGCTCGGCAGTCCCGCGGGGGTGGGCGCGGCGGAGGAGCATCCCGCCCGCCGGATCGAGCTGGGCGATTACTGGATCGGCGAGTCGGAGGTGACCGTGGAGCAGTACACGGGTTTCCTCGTGGAAAACGGCAACCAGACCGAAGCCGGCGTGACGTGGGTGAACATGGGGCCGGCGATCAAGTTAAGCATGGTGGACGGGCAATTCATGCCGGATCCCGGCTTCGAGGAGCATCCCGTGGTCGAGGTCTCGTGGTATGGGGCCCGCGCGTTCGCGGAATGGATCGGCGGCGATCTGCCGACCGAGGCGCAGTGGGAGAAGGCCGCCGAAGGAGGGCGGGAAACCCTGTGGCCGTGGGGCGATACATGGGACTGGACCCGGGCCAACACGGCCGAGCGGCTGGGCGGGCGCGCCGAGTTCAAAAGCTTCGAGGAATGGCTGGCTTGGTGGGAGCCCTACCAGCGCGATATCCTGGCGAAACGGAAGGGCGCCTACGCGGAGACCACGCGCCCCGTTCGGCGCTTCGAGCCCAATGGCTACGGCCTCTTCGATATGGCCGGCAATGTCCTCGAGTGGTGCCTGGACTACTACCTGCCGGACGCCTACCGGAACCTGCAGGACGGGCAGCAGGATCCGCCGCCCGTGCCGCAGGGCTCGCCGGAAAAAGTGACATACTGGCGGGGCGGCGAGAAGTTCGAGGAGACGGCGGAGTGCCGCGTGGTGCGGGGGGGGAGTTGGGGGTACATGGGGCAATACGCGCGCTGCGCCTTCCGGTTCAAGGCCTTGTCCACCGGACGTTATTCGGACGGCGGGTTCCGGGTGGTCGTCCGGCTCCGGACCGCGCCCTGAACCGCTTTTCGCGCGGACGCTTTAGGCTTGTCAAGAATCCGGGCACCCCCTATAGTGCGCGGCCTTGGAAGGTTTGGAAGGAGTCGATTATGGCGATGGCTTGCGAAATATGCGGGAAGGGCATCCGGACGGGAAACCGGATCGTGCGGCATGGATTGTCCAAGAAGAAGGGCGGCATCGGCCTGCATACCACGGCCGTCACGGGCCGGCGGTTCCTGCCGAACCTCCAGCGGCTGCGCGTCCGCGAAAACGGCGGCGTCAAGACCCGCCGTGTCTGCACCTCGTGCATCAAGGCCGGCCGGATCGTCAAGGCCTGACCTGTCCCCAGGGAAACAGGAGCCCGACCCGGCGCGGTCGGGCTTTTGCTTTTTTCGGCGGGCTTGCAATCAGCGACGGAGTCGGCAGAATGAACTGAACCGAGAACGCGGGAGGACGGCATGAGCGCAGAAACGGGACAGAGCAAAGCACAGTTGACCCACGACGGGCGGACCGTGGAACTGCCGGTCTTGTCCGATAACCTCGGCCAGCGCGCCATCGACATCCGAAACCTGCGGAAGGACACCGGCCTGACGTCCTACGACCCGGGATTCGCCAACACCGTGAGCTGCCGCAGCGGCGTGAGCTACGTGGACGGCGAGGCCGGCCGCCTGGTCTACCGCGGCTACTCCGTCGAGGACCTGGCCGAGAACTGCACCTTCATCGAAGTCGCCTACCTGCTGATCCACGACCGGTTGCCGACCCGGCCGCAGCTCGAGCAGTTCAGCGTCCTCATGAACCGACACTCGATGATCCACGAGGACATGATCACCTTTTTCGAGAAGTATCCCGAGCACGCCCATCCCATGGCCGTGCTCTCGGCCATGGTGGTCTCGCTCTCCAGCTTCTACCCGGAACTGGAGGAGACGGAAGCCGAGGAACTGGACATCACGGCGACCCGCCTGCTCTCCAAGCTGCGTACCATCGCCGCGTTCTCCTACAAGAAATCCATCGGCGAGCCGTTCGTCTACCCCAGCTACAAGTTGAGCTACTGCGCCAACTTCCTGAACATGATGTTCTCTTCGCCCGTCCGCGACTACCCCATGGACCCCATGCTGGTCCGGGTCATGAACCAGATGCTGATCCTGCACGCGGACCACGACCAGAACTGCAGCACCTCCACCGTCCGCCTCGTCGGCAGCGCGCGGGTCAATCTCTACGCCTGCATCTCCGCCGGCATCTGCGCCCTCTGGGGCCCGCTCCACGGCGGCGCCAACCAGGAGGTGATCGAGATGCTCGAGCGGATCCGCCTGCAGGGCGGCAACGTGGACGCGGTGATCGAGCAGGCCAAGGACAAGTCGAAGGGCTTCCGGTTGAGCGGATTCGGGCACCGGATCTACAAGACCTACGATCCGCGCGCCCGCATTGCCAAGCGCATGTGCAAGGAGGTGCTCGACAAGCTGGGCGTCCAGGACCCGTTGCTCGACATCGCCATGCGGCTGGAGGAGAAGGCGCTCGCCGACTCGTTCTTCATCGAGCGCAAGCTCTACCCGAACGTGGATTTCTACACGGGCATCATCTACCGCGCCATGGGCTTCCCGACGGACATGTACACCGTGCTCTTCGCCCTCGGCCGGTTGCCGGGCTGGATCAGCCAGTGGCTGGAGATGACACGGGACCCGGAACAGAAGATCTGGCGGCCCCGCCAGCTTTACACGGGCCAGAACAACCTGCCCTTCGTGCCCATCGACAAGCGGTAGCCCCGGGAGCGACCATGGACCAGCCCGCCCCCCGCAAGCCGCGCCGGCACGAGAAGGTGGAGATCGCCTTCCTCGAGGCCGTCCACAAGCGGTGCGGGCACAACCGCCACGTCTGGGAGGCCCTCGGCGACCTGTACACCCGGACCGGCCGGTTCGAGGAAGGCCTGGCGATGGATCTCCGCATGGCCGGCGTGTATCCCGCCGATCCGATGGTCCTCTACAACCTCGCCTGCAGCTACGCGCTGACCGCCCGCCCCGACGAGGCCCTGCTGACCCTGGAGCGCGCCGTGCGCGCCGGGTACCACGACGCCGACTGGATGGGCCGCGACCGGGATCTGAAATCGCTGCACGCCGATCCCCGCTTCCGCGCCCTGCTGCGGAAGGTGCGCGCCGGCCGGGGCGCGGCCGCGGACGGGCCCTAACGGGTTTTCCAATGGTTGGAAAAACCGGCCGCCTTTTGTCCAATCCCTGGAAACGGGGAGTTTCTTGCGCCGGCCGCCTTCCGCGCTTATAGTGAGCGGGATTCCGGCGCGAAAGGAAAACCATGAACCTGACTCTGGCGGCCAATACCCTGCGCGGGCTGGCGATGGACGGCGTACAGAAGGCGAATTCCGGCCATCCGGGCATGCCCCTCGGCGCGGCGGACATGGCGGCCGTCCTGTTCCTGAAATTCCTGAAGCACAATCCCGCGCATCCCGACTGGCCGGACCGCGACCGCTACGTCCAGTCCGCCGGCCACGGCTCCATGCTGCTCTACGGGCTGCTCCACCTATCCGGGTACGACGTCACGATGGAGGATCTGCAGAGCTTCCGCCAATGGGACAGCCGCACGCCGGGCCATCCGGAATACGGCCTGACGCCGGGCGTGGAAACTACGACCGGCCCGCTCGGGCAGGGCTGCGGCAACGCCGTGGGCATGGCGCTGGCCGAGGCCATGCTCGCCGCGCGGTTCAACCGCGACGGCTTCCCGATCGTGGATCACCGGACGTACGTCATCGCCGGCGACGGCGACCTGATGGAGGG from Kiritimatiellia bacterium carries:
- a CDS encoding SUMF1/EgtB/PvdO family nonheme iron enzyme produces the protein MAGEPNNGGTGRTEAYRYRLPLGSTLAHFRILRPLGVGEFGEVYLAEDVETRKRSALRIIPEEIAGLPQTAAALRELVSLSEKLDHPNIRLIREMGTDQGLMYLAMDFIEGPRGEPRALRDEIRDGGGRIRDERKVRHVALQICAALEHAHRSGVVHGYLHPADILIGSLDAQRTVHRRLGSAAEAASDLDALEVHVSDFGIMPLREVLPVALKSDAYTSPEEKAGQVTPQTDFYAFGVILYQMLTGGRPGATFVPPSRYGVSKVWDPITERCLEPDPADRYPDAVALRRDVEKAVTNLGLRRMLIALVLLALAGVAAWQGYRVWQKVQAAIERRAEERRLAAERQAEAESLLAQARDLFSLRKIAQADVLTRRALDLVPGLPEALALQKELERAGDMAQAELARVDGAARLERLRSEGTEPAEKQALEKALAVFARAEALLAAPDYAAAKEAFREAVAECDHGLQLVENRQAALKSRKRAEQARWNAKRHSAERDAPELWANAEDRFSAAARSMESGVFLDAVKDWSAAIQVYGQAEQIGLAALRVRAEEARSVQAQEEERQMRLRWPGLPDGYRVIGQETDAASGLPKIIEHKKTGYRLLLIPAGPFSLGSPAGVGAAEEHPARRIELGDYWIGESEVTVEQYTGFLVENGNQTEAGVTWVNMGPAIKLSMVDGQFMPDPGFEEHPVVEVSWYGARAFAEWIGGDLPTEAQWEKAAEGGRETLWPWGDTWDWTRANTAERLGGRAEFKSFEEWLAWWEPYQRDILAKRKGAYAETTRPVRRFEPNGYGLFDMAGNVLEWCLDYYLPDAYRNLQDGQQDPPPVPQGSPEKVTYWRGGEKFEETAECRVVRGGSWGYMGQYARCAFRFKALSTGRYSDGGFRVVVRLRTAP
- the rpmB gene encoding 50S ribosomal protein L28, with product MAMACEICGKGIRTGNRIVRHGLSKKKGGIGLHTTAVTGRRFLPNLQRLRVRENGGVKTRRVCTSCIKAGRIVKA
- a CDS encoding citrate synthase — translated: MSAETGQSKAQLTHDGRTVELPVLSDNLGQRAIDIRNLRKDTGLTSYDPGFANTVSCRSGVSYVDGEAGRLVYRGYSVEDLAENCTFIEVAYLLIHDRLPTRPQLEQFSVLMNRHSMIHEDMITFFEKYPEHAHPMAVLSAMVVSLSSFYPELEETEAEELDITATRLLSKLRTIAAFSYKKSIGEPFVYPSYKLSYCANFLNMMFSSPVRDYPMDPMLVRVMNQMLILHADHDQNCSTSTVRLVGSARVNLYACISAGICALWGPLHGGANQEVIEMLERIRLQGGNVDAVIEQAKDKSKGFRLSGFGHRIYKTYDPRARIAKRMCKEVLDKLGVQDPLLDIAMRLEEKALADSFFIERKLYPNVDFYTGIIYRAMGFPTDMYTVLFALGRLPGWISQWLEMTRDPEQKIWRPRQLYTGQNNLPFVPIDKR